ATGCAATGGACTGTTTTTCAGGATGAATATTCAATCTGTTTCTTTTTCACTTGGTTTATCAAACAAAGTAAAACAACAACGTGAGTTTGATggtttaattgtaaaatataagTCTTCATCCTTTAGGCCAGGTAAATGTTCTCCCTCTCATCCTCATgctctttctttaattttcctatgattttttcatagtgagttttttttttaatttattgttttgatgattaatttaattgtaaaatacATTAGGATGTCAAGATGTTTTAGAAATTGTTATTTGAATTTCATgagttattgtttaattttaattatttaaatatttaggtTACatgagaataataatttttggaatgcatttttttttataaaaaaaattgatttgcaaTCTGCAACTTGCAATTGTTCTATTAGATTTCAAAATAACTATAGTAAAtattaatcataaataaaaccaattaGTTTGCGGCATGAGTCATTGATGTGTATTtgcagattttaaaattttgaatatttttctttacagGGAAGGtgctgtcaaattttttttaaatggaataTATTGATAatgttattacttttttttattaaatttgtttagatGACGAAGAGAAAATCATTAAAGAGTAGTACAGACATGATAACTGTTGGTTCttcttgcaatattttttatgagcATGAGTCATTAGGTGTCGACAATGACATGACATATCAAGCACAAACATCTTTTCTCGACGTAGGCATATCAAGTGCGACGGCAACTCATAAAGGGGGTTTCCATTCTGAGTAGTATGTATAGATTGCGAAGTATATTGCTTAGTGAAAGCCCGATcacaatatataaatttgttttataaaaaaattaccaggTAGTGTTGTGGgtgaaaagaataagaaattattgttctttataagagaaaaaaagacaaagaataGGAGTTAGCACAtagtattttgattattaaaaatcttaattgtttttagtttggATAAGGGAACTAAATGCATAAAGAAAAAGTATTAACACCACTAGTACGCCTTACTTGAGGTAAGttacattgtttatttttatgatacaaACTAAGGTACTATATTTTCTAATTGTTAGTTTATCTACagtttaagaaaagtcattctcgataaaaagatttttatcttattagatTGAAACCTAACCATTTTaatgcaaaaacataaaaaataaaaagaacaatctttttatttaatatcaggaatacatattacatataagttcataatctcgtatattaaaagaaaaaaaataaattatttgatatttttgaaatgtaggCCAAGTTCTAACGGACAATCATAAATtagttattgtattttttttccaagtatgataaaaatttattttttatataaaaaaaaatattcaagaaaattttaaaatttgaccatatgcaagaaaaaaaaaaatattttttattattttttaggctttgtttgacaaaaacttatttttcattataataaaactaCTAAAACTGGTCTAAGAGGGTGTTTACTAAACCCTTAAACCAAAAATCCTTTTAGAAACAATATTGCAAACCAAACAGGGTCTTAACCCTTTGACCCAATGTTGACCCTATTGGGTCGACCCGACTGGGTTGACATGAaatttttggtttgattatAAACCACACAAAAAATCTTAGTTTCACCTGAAAGCatcccaaaaacaaaatcaaagtaaaaaaatagattaaacaaaaaaagacaaactccaaaattcttaaacaaaataaatcaaacacaaaaaaaaaaaagaacattgaAACCCAACCCAGCGACGTGAAACCCAAATTAGACtagatatagtaaaaaaaaacacatacataTTGAAAATCATGCAATGATCAATAATTTAGTATCTATTCACTTCAATCATCAATTAAGCATCATGATTTTGTCAAAATGAGTTTcggttcaaaataaaaatcctaatattaaatttcattaaaaatttattattgatgcaaataaaccctaaattatttactaatcaaacataaaaaagagtTATGTGCAAAGAAATAGATCAAAATAACTCTGAATCAAGGGTCTAAGGTAATGTTCTTCCCTAAAACACAAAGAACATGCAATTACTTTTAATTGCACCTATAATTTcctccaaaattttaaatttatgcaaTTATACCATTTCCAAACTCAATTATCAACCCTAAAATTGatagtctttttaattttaggccttggttttgaatttatacATTTTGATCTTTAATTGAACAAcaaactttcattttcttcaatttggccttTGATTTGGTCAATTTAAGCCTCTACATTTACACGTTTTTTCCAGCTTGGTCcatggttttggattttttcaattaagtccctaattgctagtcaaactttaatatttatacaattaagtccatgatttgactaaattaactctaaaaaatttcaattcaaccccaaactttaatttcttcaaataaattcaattagagcctaaattgacattaaaaatgattttttcttgcaattaaacccttaataaattcaattaaaccttgaaaaaatctaattgaatcattaaacatctaattttgaatttccctcctcaaatttaattttctttgccTACAGGATCTTCATCAGTTGAAAATACattgttaaatttttgaatGTTGTATATTTTGATCTTCCTGAACCAGCTTTCAACAATTTCCTAAACGTtttggtatatattttttactgatatatttttttattttcttccaatattcttttcaattttttttatattttcttttctttttctctctctctttcttttttaatttttttatttatatgggaCTCCAAAATAATTAACAACTAATCATATGACTGCCTCTAAGAGAAACAGACAAGCATATTTTAACATCTTGGGTTTGACACACTGAATTTATTCCATACAAAGTATTAAAAAACTTTtctggataaaaaaatttaagacatGATGTGTCATACAAGTCAGGTTGTAAGGGTGTGACATGATGTGTCAAGCACGTGGCCATCACACCACAATCAATGGCAGGAAAAAAGCATAAAACATTGACCATATTATCACGAGGCCCTAACTGATCTTATCAGGAGGCCCTAACTGATCACCCCAACCTGTTAATAGAGAGAAGCCGTGCGTGCTGCTAGTGCCATGGTTTTAGTGCCCTTCATGGACCCAAcaccaattttttattatttttttaatatttaatgaaaaagcATAAATAGATGgagtttatttttagttattgcaATCAATTAATGTTATTTCAAACTACTggcttgaaaaaacattattttttatgcttcttCAAATCAAATAGTTTGAACCCGTGTAGAAACATAAATTAACGCATAAAACgatcaaaaacataaagaaaatagggATCAGGCTTCCTAAATCAGAAATTAGAAGGGGGGCAAACACTTTTCTATGGGAAAGTACTAGTTATTTAACCAGTAATTCACCACggctcatatattttttttgctgcaAAAAAAGTTGTAAACACAAactttttcattgtatttttgcagttacaaaaaataataataagtgaaaataaaaaacttatacaTACATGTAAGTAAATAATTAAATCGATGgaggatgaaatcaaaaaaaaaaaaatttaattctataaactaattaaaaaaattttaaaaattaattaaaataacatgaacaaaattaaaaaaaaaaaaaaattaaagggttggTGTGAAATGTTACAAGGGTAAACACGgaaaccaaggaaaaaaaattaactgttaTCAAACCATTTTTAATTAAGTCATATACATCATTTAAAAATGCTTATCCTGtcatattaaattgaaaaaaatcaagaaaaccgGTTTTTAACCTTGAATCACTACACGCCCCAACCGAAGACCGCAGGGTAGGGTGGCTCACTTATTAAACATGCTAAcaacttttccttttatttattactttttattaattaaattaccaaATAATTCCTAAAATCACATAAGCATAGCCAAAACACctacatgaaataaataatatggcCTTCAAATCAAGCCTCAGAATTTTTTGCTTTGAGGGTAATAGAGTAATCAGACTATATGTATTAAAAAGAATTGTCAGAAAAACCCTTAggccaaagtttttttttttaatagtaataaagtaatttaactatttaaaaaattataaaaaaattgagttattccaaaaaactattctaaaataataagtaaatcCTATAAAGAGATTTTTTCTACTCTTtaggacctttttttttttttttcaatgaagagcaaaatcataattaaactACATAAAGGAAAGTTTAcagttaatataatataatataatatatagttaaTTGTGCCAACTGAATCATATGGCTTGGTGTTGTTAGGCTGATGATGCCCCAACTGCCTACTATCTAgccaatcaattaaaaagagtGTTGAGCATTTAAGATCTTGGTCTAGTGGTGGAAGGGGCTTGTTCCCTTTCTCTGCACCAGGGTTCAAATCTCATTGTACATGCCTGTCATTTTCGtgatgccttacatgctcactgagtttgcaggatgttcagtgggccgtgagattagtcgttgTGCAcacaagctgacccggacactcatgtaaattaaaaaaaataaatttaaaaggagtGTTGAGGGACAGTACGGCAGAAATGGGAAAGTTCCTAAAGTATTTGGGTTGCTAGTTGCCACTATCTTCGAAAGGCATAAGTTGGTCTTTGGTATCAtagttaaaattgtatttttataaagttttcaaatttttttaatttaaaaataattttattattttttttaattattttaatatattgatattaaaaataatttttaaaaataaaaaaattattttaatacatttccaaatataaaatactttaaactataattattacTGTATTTTCAAACTACATGCATTCATGTCATGGAGGGACCTAAGATctcttaattaaactaatcaaaTTATAGAAGATGTGCTAATAAATGAGATTTGCCAGGCTGCAAGATCTTTGATGTTCTCCGCGCAAGACATGGGGTTAATTGGATCTtcgagaaagaaaaaggaacttATCCAATGATCAATTACAATACTGTTGGGAGAACATGCATTTACTTTTGAGGCATCTGATGTCTCAAGCAAACTAATCTACTGTCTAGAGAATCAGTCCTATAGCAAGACGTACTAAATCCGTTGCCGATCAGATGATTGCAATCACCGGAAATCCTTCATTTTGATACAAACATGCACTGATAACATATAAAGGCTATAACGATGATTTAAACCATAATATGGCTGCACATATGTATTGCTTTTCAATAGGACAAGCAAAAAGACCAGAACCAAAAAACTTGAAACCTAATTTCGAGCCTTCAAGGCCAGCATGGGAGGAAGACTAGCAATGGCCTCTCCATTGCCAAACAAGCGCTTCCAATGACTAGTAACTTTCCTGTAGACTCTAACCCTCGTGGCAGATATAGACAACAACATGCCCTTCCTCAACTTCTTTAGTTTCTTGCCAATCTTTGTCTTTAACCTACACAATCTGATCCTCAAAAAAGATGGCCTCCTTCTAGGAGAATCTGCTTGTTGTAGTGCCTTGTAGATCAAGAACTGTGCTCTTCTATGCATTAACTCTTCTGGGTCTTCTTTATCCAATTTTGAGTAGCCATATGATGATCTTCTCGCTGGAGTACTCATTCTTTGTAAGGAAAAGCAAT
This is a stretch of genomic DNA from Populus alba chromosome 11, ASM523922v2, whole genome shotgun sequence. It encodes these proteins:
- the LOC118031248 gene encoding uncharacterized protein → MSTPARRSSYGYSKLDKEDPEELMHRRAQFLIYKALQQADSPRRRPSFLRIRLCRLKTKIGKKLKKLRKGMLLSISATRVRVYRKVTSHWKRLFGNGEAIASLPPMLALKARN